A region of the Elusimicrobiaceae bacterium genome:
ATTGGCGCAATTTATACTCGTCTGTTTCCAATTTGGCCAGCAAGTCCCTTTCTGTAGAAAGTTTGGCTTGAGTGGAGAGTTTTTCCTCAGCCAAAGCCTGTAAACGGGCATTGGCATTTTTGGCAGCTTCGGCACGCTTTCCTTCATTTTGCAGCAAGGTATTATATTCAAATTCGGTGGATTTTAAATCTACTTCCACATTGTTTTTGCGGATTTTTAACTCATACAAAGAGCCGTTTAAGTTGTTCAAACGTACTTTAGATTCTTCCGTTTGTTTTTGCAATTCTGCTTTTTGTGTTTTTAGAAGTTCAGTTTTATTTTTGATTTCTTCTTGTTGTTGCAATAAAGACTGTAAATCCGCCTGCAATTTCTGTACATTTTGTTTGCGGTTTTCTACACGCAACATTAATTGACGTTTTTGTTCCGCCATACGTGCCAAAACCTCTTGCGCTTGTTTGAGTTCTCTTTCTTTGGCAGACAGTTCTCCCTGTACCGCCCCTACCGCGACGGCCGCTTCCTGAGAGGCACTTCTTAACGTGCGCAAGGTTTCTTCGGCTTTGGTTAATTGTTCGTAGTTGGCAATAATTTCTTTTGAAATTTTTTCTTCAGTTTCTATTTTTTGAGTCAGGGATTCTTGGGCGGATTCTTCTTCTCCCCAATAGGCTTCCGGTGCAGACATACCGGCAGCACCGGCACTTAAGAAAAAATCACTTTGTACGGTGTCTCCTTCTTGAGCCTGATAAGAACCGACTAACAAGAAGATCAGATTTTCCAACTCGGGAGCAAATTTTAAGTCTTTGATCAAAGAGCCGGTAGGTTTGGCAGCAGCGGGTACTTTATTTAATAAGATAAATTTACAACGGGCTTTGCCGTGTTCTTTTAACTTGGCCACCGCCTCTTGAGCGGCATTTTCATGATCACACAAAACGGCATCTAAATATTTGCCAAAAGACTCCTCTACCGCTGTTGCCAAAGAGGCCGGATATTTTAAGGCTTTGCGCAAGGTTCCTCTGACGCCGTCAATTTTTACTTGCGAAACCAAATTGACACCCACCCAATAGGGATTATTTTTTCCTTGCGTGCGAATCATTTCCAACTTGGCATTTAAGGCGGCTTTTTCAGATTTTAAAGCAGAAAGTTGTTCATTTAATAAGGAGCGTTTTTGTTGTAAATCTTTCAGCAACACTTCCTGTTGCGTAATTTGCTCCTTTGCTTCTTGGGCGATTTTTTGCTGGCTTTGCAGTTTGGTGCGGATTTCTTCTATTAATTTTTGAATATCTTCTACTCCGCTGCCTGCTTGGCTGTTTTTTTCTAAAGTAATTAAATCTTCGTTTTCACGCTGTACATTGGCTTGCTCTAACGAAATTTTGTTTTGGCATTCCATTTGGCTTTGTACAAGGCGCATCAAATCATTGCTGGCGCGTTGGATTTGAATATCGCTTTGGCGCAGTTGTTGTTCTTGTTGTTGGGCTTTGGCAAATTCTTCGTTATATTGTTTTTGTAAAGGATCCAACTGACTATCCAACTCCGCCAATTGCGTTTTGAGTTTGCTGATGGCAGGGGCAATTTCTTTCAGGCGGTTTTGGCCTCGTTCGGATTCGTTGCCGGCGGCGGTTAACTGAGCCGTAAATTCTGTGGTTAAATTGTCGCAGTTTTTAATGGCCCCTTCCAAAAGACCCACTTGATATTTGCTGGCTGCGATTTTTTCATTAAAATCGGCCATCTCTTTTTGTTTGTGGGTTAAATTTAAGTCCATGGCGGCCGTTTGCCCTTCCTGAGCGGAAATTTGATTTTCCAAATCTTTGCACCGGCTGAGCACCGGCTCTAATTCACCACCATGTTTGGCAATTAAGCCATCGGCTTCTTTAATAGAGCATAAAGAGATAGCAATTTCACTTTCTTTTAGTTCTTCTCTGTATTTTTGATACAACCGCGCTTTGCGTGCTTCGGCATCTAACTTTTTAATTTGTTCGGAAATCAAAGCCACCGTATCGGATAAGCGTGCTAAGTCTAAATCGACACGTTCCAAACGGCGGATACATTCCTCCCGTTTGGATTTGTATTTAGAAACTCCGGCCACTTCTTCAAACATTTCGCGGCGTTGCTCCGGCGTAGCGGAAAGCACACTTTCTACACCGCCCTGATCGATGATGGCATATCCTTCACCGCCGATACCGGTATCTAAAAACAAATCACGAATATCGCGCAAGCGACATTGTACCTTGTTTAAATAATACTCACTTTCTCCGGAGCGAAAAATTTTGCGCGTGACAGTAATTTCATTAAAATCTAAAGGTAAATTGCGCGTGGAGTTGTCAAAAATCATGCTCACTTGCGCCATGTTTAAAGGAGCGCGTTTAGCAGTACCATTAAAAATGATATCCACCATAGAGGCCGAACGCAACGCCTTCCAACTCATTTCCCCAATAGTCCAGCGTACAGAATCAATCACGTTTGATTTGCCACAACCGTTAGGTCCTACCACGCAGGTGATGCCTGGCTCAAAATCCAGACGTACTTTATCGGCAAAAGATTTAAATCCAACGATTTCTATGGCTTTTAGATACATGATAATCCTCTTTTGTGGGGTATATATAAGTATTATAACATTTAACGCGTGTACGAAAATGAGTAAAATTTCCGTCGATAACTCGACGAAAGACAACTTTGTTTTTCTATGTACGCGTACAGAAAGTCGGTTAACAAAAAAAACCTCGAGGAGCCATCGAGGAAAAAAACACTTGCAAAAGCGAGTAATATTTATTAGACTTTTTCGGTAAGGGACTTCGGACATTTCTTTCGCCTAAAAGATCGTTCGATGCGTGAAAGATAAAAAATTTTTTTATTTCCGGCCCCTGCAATAAAAGAAGATTCCTGAAGGAGGAACATTCAAATGCCTACAGTATTGAAAATCGGTATAGAACGCGAAAAAGGTTTCTTGTACTATGTTGACAAAGATGGCGACGTGGCCCGTGTACAAATGGCCCGCGGCGGCAAAAAAGGCGGTAAACCCAAAAAAGTAGAAAAAACCGGCATCAAAAAAGAAAAAGGATATCTCTATTACGTAGATAAGAAAGGGGATATCTCCAGAGCCAAAATGATTAACGCCAAATAAGGTACCAATTATAAAAAACCCCGCATCAGCGGGGTTTTTTATTATAGGCTTAACAGGTAGTAGCGCGGATATATGCCTGTTTCCCGTTGGAAAAAAATGGGATATCTCTTAATTTTTCTGTTAAATTTTTCTATTGGGAAAATTTAATAAAAAAGGGTTTTAGACATGAAAAAATGTTTAAACGTAATGTCGGCAGCAAACAGAAAATATTGCAAGTAGATATAGCCAAAGACAGACAAGGCCACAAAATTTATTTATACTCAGAAATAAAAGAAACTCCAACTAGAGAGTCCCCATCCTCAACGGTAAGGCAACGCAGCTGTCTTGTGCGCAAGGATTTATTGCTTGTTCGTTTAAATAAATATACCCACTCGTAAGAGTGGGTATATTTATTCAAATGGTGGACCCGACAAGGATCGAACTTGCGACCTCCTGCATGCCATGCAGGCGCTCTCCCAGCTGAGCTACGGGCCCGTCTATGTATATAGTATAGCAATTTTTTTTCAGTTTGAAAAGTTTTTTTTGCTACACCGATAAATTTTCAAAACTAACTACATTTATTTTACCATTTTTTTTTAAATAAGAAAAGGGGCAAAAGAAAACCCCGAGTTTTCACTCGGGGTTTTAAACAGTCTAAAAAGACTTATTTTTTGTTGCCGCGTTCAAAGGCTAAGGTGCACGTCACCATATCAGTCACTTCAGCAGGTCCGAATAATTGAATCGGCCCGGGGAAGAAGTAAGACTCACTCATAGCCCACAATTCGCGTTTTTTGGCGAATTGTTTAAACGGTTCACCATTTAATTCCACTAAGGCTTTGCGGATAACCGGTTTTTCTTTACCTTTGCGACGTTCGATGTTCATCATCATGGTCAAAGGTACGCCACCACATTCCCAAGATTGGGGTTTGCGGGTCAACTTGCGTACGGAAGACAGATAACCGCTGCAACCGTTTAAGGCCAATACGGCAGCATTAAAGCCTAAGGCATAGGTGTAGTTGGCATCAAAGGTGGAAGGAGCGCCACAGCGGCCTTCATAACCGAAGAAGTGAGTAATACTGTTGAATTTGCCCGCGAATTTTTTGGCTTTTTTCATATCAGCCAATTTGGTGCGCAACATTTCAATGAGCAATTTTTCCGTTTCAATCAAAGAAACCTGTACATTGCCGTGCGGATCGCGGTCCAACATAAGTTGAGAAGCAATGCCGGCCGGCAAAGATTTCATCAAAGTGGCCAATTTGGCCGGTAATTTGGAAATGATGAATTCTTTCTTTTCCCCAATACCGTTCATTTTGCTCAGTTCGGCTTCGTGGTCAGCCAATAAATCGTTTAAGGCAGCGATTAAGGCCTTCATTTCAGGAATAAACTCAATCAAGCCTTCCGGCACTAGCACCACACCGAAGTTCTTGCCATTTTTGGCACGAGCAGCGATGATGCCGGCCAAGTAATCAATGATTTGTTTTAAAGTCATTTTTTTGGCTAAGACTTCTTCGCCTACCAACGTAATGTTCGGGTGAGTTTTGTGGGCGACTTCCAGTGTGATGTGGGAAGCGCTGCGGCCCATCAAACGTACAAAGTGCCAATATTTTTGAGCGGAGTTAACGTCGCGGCAGATGTTGCCCACGAGTTCGGCATAAATTTTGGTGGCCGTATCAAAACCGAAAGAAGTTTCAATTTTGTCATTTTTCAAGTCGCCGTCAATGGTTTTGGGTACACCGATTACATTAATGTTGGAGCCGTTTTGTTTGAAATATTCAGCCAAGACGCCGGCATTGGTGTTGGAGTCATCTCCACCGACAATGACCAAAGCGTCCACTTTGTTTTTCTTCAAAGTTTCTAAGGCTTGGGCTAATTGTTCTTCGGTTTCAATTTTGGTGCGACCGGATTGAATGAGGTCAAAACCACCGGTGTTGCGATATTCTTCCATGAGTTTGGGGGTGATTTCTTTCCATTGGGCTTGCAAAATACCGCTGGGGCCGCCTAAAAAGCCGTAAAGTTTATTTTTGGCGTTGGCTTTTTTAAGTCCGTCCAACAAACCGGCAATAACGTTGTGACCGCCGGGGGCTTGACCGCCGGAAAGTACAACGGCTGCTTTGATGGCTTTTTTGCCGATGGCGGGGTTAGAACCTTTTACAAAGGTAATTTCAGGCATACCGTAAGTGTTGGGGAACATCTTTTTTACGGTAGCTTGATCAGCGACGCTTTGTGTGGCTTTGCCGGTTTTGGTTTTGACAAAGCAGGCGCCTTTTTTCAAAATTTCGGGCAACACCGGTTTGAATTTGCAGCGGTGTTGTTGTAATACAGAACAAGTAGGGGTCTTGTTAGTTTTAGCCATTATTATCTCCTATGAGAATAGAAAATTACCTAATCATTATAGCAAACTCCGTACGCGTGGAAAAATAAAAAACCCGGCCTTGCAAAAGGTCGGGTTTTAAATCATACCAGATTAAAACATATAACGAAGTTTTAAAGAACCGGTATTGGAGTTGTAATCTTGGCGGAAGCTACCGTCGTAAGAGAGTACGACTTCCACGTTATCAGATACCAAGGCCGCTACGGATAATCCCGCTTCGAAAGACAAGCGGTGCAAGCGTTCGCCATTTACATCATAAGCGGTTCCGTTGGGCAAGGATACACGGCTGGAAACATTGTCACTCAAGAAGTCATAAGCCAAGCCTAAGTTCAAAGCCGGTCTGATTTTAATATCCTCGAACATAGATTCCTGTTGCACTTGTACACCTAATACAGCGGTTAAATAATCATCTTTTTCGGAAGATACATATTGGTCAACGGAATCTTTGTAGCCTGCTTGTTGGGTGTTTGTATAGCGTAAACCAAACAAGGGGATAATTTCTTCGCTTAATTCATAACCGGCGGTTAAATTAGCAGAATAGGATTTTAGATGATAATCTGCGTTTACCTCATTTCCGGCTACATCTTTGTCTTCTTCATATTTGGAATCGCCGTAGTTCAAGGCCGCTTGCACGAAGAAGTTGCTCGGGCGATATTGACCGTAGAGGAAGAAGTTGTCTCCCAAAACGCGGTCATGGCGATCTAAAGAAGACACATTGGTATGCAAGTAGGCATAACCTAAACCAACGGTCCAATCTTCGGAGATTTGCGTGTCTACACCAAAGGCCAAACCGGTGCTTCTGCCGGTAAAGGCGGAGGCGTCAGCCGTACCTTCTTTGTGAGATTTGTTGAGCAAACCTTGGGCCCATACGGAGTAGTTGGTGCCATCGGCATAGTAGCTGTTGTTGCCAAAAGCATAAGTGCGTACGGAACCGTTGGCAGCATTATTCAAGCGGCTATTGATAGCAGAGAACAGCTGATTGACAGCGGAGGTTTGCACCGCTTGTTTGGCAGCAGCTTGTTCCGGCGCCAAAGCCGTGGTGGCTTGTACGGCAACTTGAACGTCGGTTTGTGCCAATTGGTTAATGGTTTGAGCCATTTGGTTGGCAGCATCAGAACCTAAATCAGAAGAAGAAGTGAAAGCGGTAATAACGGATAAGTTGTTAGTATTACCACCGGCGCTTTCAATAGCGGCCGTTTGTTCTTCTTGAGATTTACGAATAGCGGTTACTTCATTGGTGGTGTTGTCAAAAGATACATCGTATAAGGCGTTGGTAACATCGGCCATGGCAAAGGTACCGTTGTTGACGGCCGTGCCATTGGTTAATTTTTGGGTTACTTGGTCTGCGGTGGCAAAATCCGTAGATACGGTAACGATTAAGTTGGCCGTATCGTTTTGCGTTTCACCGACGGAAATGGTATCGGCTTTTAAATTGCCCATGCTGTCGCTGGCTAAAGTAACACCCAAGGTGCTGCCATTGGCAAAAGCAATGGAGCCTGCTTCAATGGAGGCCAAGCCCAAATTTACGGTTGCCCCGTCAGTTACATTGACAATACCCGTACCGGTAATACCTCCGTCAAAAGAGGTCGTGCCGCCGAGGTTTAAAGTGCCGATGTTGTGAATATCATTGGCCACGCCGCCTGCAGTGTTACCCGTGAAGGTGTTGCTGCCGGCCAAGGTTAAAACGGAAGCATTGTAAATAGCGCCGCCCAGGCCGTTAGCGGTATTGCCCGTGAACGTGCTGCCGGCAATATAAGCAGAACCGTCAGCCGTGTTGCTATTGTAAAAGTTGTTCCAAACGGCACCGCCGTCTCCATCAGCCGTATTGCCGGTGAAGGTGCTGTCGGTGATGTCTAATTTTGCGGCAGCATTTACGGCAGGGGCATTTTCGTCGCGGGTGGCAATGGCACCGCCCACGGAGGAAGAGTGGTTGGTGTTAAAGGTAGAACCGGCAATGGTTACTTTGCCTTCGGCTCCTAAGAATAAAGCACCGCCACCGCCTCTGTTGTCATTGGCGTTTCCTAACACTTGGTTGTCGGTAAAAGTTACATTGCTTACATTGGCTAAAGTCATTAAAGAAGCCGCACCACCGGCTGCATCTTCGGCCGTAGCGGTATCGGTAGCCGTGGCGGTATTGCCGGTAAACGTAGAGTTGCTTAAAGTTAATTGAGTGGCATTTTTACCTAGGTACAAAGCGCCGCCGGATACATCTTCGCCTTCTACTTTGTTAGCGGTGAAGGTGGCATCGGAAATGGTGCTGGTACCTTGCAAGAATAAAGCACCGCCCCAGTCTGATTCGTTACCCGTAAAGGAAACGCCTTTTTCAATGGTTAAAGTGCCATTATTGTAAATAGCACCACCGTCATAATTGTCGGTGTTTACTTTGTTACCAGAGAAAACAGTTCCTTCGGCAACAATTAAAGTGCCGTTATTGTAAATGGCACCGCCAGCAGTAGCCGCCGTATTGGTGTTGAAAGAGCCTTCTTCTATTCTAATTTTACCGTTTGTGTCATTGTAGATAGCACCGCCGGTAGAGGCAGAGTTTCCGGTAAAAACAGAATCATCAATATCTACATAACCCGGAGTTTCTACGCTGTTGTAGAAAGAGTTGTAAATTGCACCGCCTTTGCCGTTGGCAATATTGCCGGTGAAAGAAGTTTCTTCGATATCCAAGGTGGCATCAATATTGCTGGCAGGAGGTTCGCTGCGGGTGGCAATAGCACCACCATCGGTAGCAGAAGTGTTGGTATTGAAGAAAGAATCTTCAATTTCTACTTTTCCCTCGGCACCGATAAACATCGCACCGCCGCCGCCGTTACCGAGGTTGACGGAAGAAACGGTTTTGTTGCCCGTAAAAGTAACATTTTCCAAATTCGCTTTTTTCAGCAAAGCCACAGCACCGCCGGCGGCATCTTCGGCAGAGGTCGCGTTAGTAGCGGTATTGTTGGTGAAAGACGAATTGGTTAAAGTCAAGGATTGAGCGTTTTTGCTCAGATAAAGAGCACCGCCGCCGTAATCGCCCACTACGGAGTTAGAATCAAAAGTGGCATCATTAATGGTGTTGGTGCCTTTTAAGAACAAGGCACCACCGGCGCCGCCTGTATAATTAACGGTATTGTTGTTAAAAGAGGCACCATCGACGGTTAAAGTTCCGGCGTTATTGATGGCAGCCCCATCGTCAATGGAAGAGGAGTTGTTGGCAAAAGAAGCGTCTCCCGTCACTTTCAACGTACCGGTATTGGTCACATAGTAAGCACCGTCGGTTTGGTTGGAAGTGGTGGCTGAGTCCGCTGAGGTTACCGTCTTTTCTCCATCGGTTATGGTTTCTAATGCGTAGCTAGGGATAGCATATGCGCAGAGCAAACTGGCACTTAAAATCAAGGCCAGTGTTTTGTGCAAAAACTGTTGCATCAAGTATCTCTCCTGTGTAAACAAAATATGCCTCTTATTTTTGGAGATAAGAGGCCTCCTACAGATACTTAATTTATACTATATTTTGGTGAGGAAGACAAATGTTTTTTGGTTAGAAAAAACGATTCATCTCTTGCATTTGTCTGCCTTTTTCTTCCGTATAAGAGAGATAGTGTCGGTTGTTTTTCAGTTTGTGTAAATCTTTAGATTTGATTTCCAACCAAGAGCCTCCTTTTGTGAAAAAGGATTTTAAAGATAAGACAACTCTTTTGGGGGCAAAAGAAAAACCTAGATAAGAAATTTTTTGATTTTCCAGTAGTTGTTCTATGTTGTTTTGTGTCATCGGCGGTGGTAAAAAAGGATAGTGTTTAATAATTTCTTTTTCTAATTCTTGCGTAGTAGAGTGCAAAAAATCACTCTTGGGCATAAAAACAGAACAATCTTGGTAATAATTGGGATTTTCTCTTAATTTTTCTTTTATGAAATAAACTTGCCAAAAAACAGCCACATATTCGTCAGACACCGTTATCGGCCAAGAAAAATTGTTTTTCTTTCCGAAAGAGCCATCTCTGGCGTGGCAGAGTTCATGCAGATAAACGGGGGCAAAACATTTGGCTAAAAGATGTGTGGCATCGGGTTGGTGTCCGTAATAGGCAAGCCATTTTTTGAGTGGTTTTTTAAAAATAAATATTTTATCTTTTTCTTTTTTATATTCAGCTAAGGCCCCCGTCTTTTGACCAGACAAAAACAAAGGATATATGGATTGTGATAAAGAAACAGGCAAAGAATCTACACTCTTAATCTCTTGTTCTAAAAGAGGTGGCAACAGGCAAAGAATTTGCTTTGCATCTTTTTTGAAACTTGCCCACAAAGCCGAAGAAAGAAAAATAAGGAGGGTAAACAGAAACAGTTTTTTCATGCTTTATTGTATCAAAAACAATACGCCAAGAGATTTCTCTTGGCGTATTTAAGCAGGGTTTATTTTTCCGTCAAATTGCGGTATAACAGCAAAGCAATTAATGTTTTGGCATCTTGGATTTTTCCGTTTTTAATCATTTGATAAACTTTTTTTAACGGAAATTTTTTGACGTTTACAAATTCGTCTTCATCTAAGTTCTGTTGGGCTTTTTTAAGACCGCGCGCCAAATAAATATGCAAATCTTCATTGGAGAATGCATTGCTGGGGTTGAAAACGCAAAGTTTTTTCCATTGGCTGGCTTTTAAGCCGGCTTCTTGTTCCAATTCGGCTTTGGCACAAGTTAAGTAGGTTTGATCATCTTCTCTTTTGCCGGCAGGCAATTCCCAAGTGGTACGGCCAATAGGGTAGCGGTACTGCTCTACCAAATAAACACAATCGTCTTCTATGGGTAAAACCGCGCTGGCCCCTTTGTGTACCAAATACACGCGAGAGGCAGTTTTTCCGTTGATCAGTTGTACAGTGTCGCAGTTAAAATTTACTACGCCTGTATAGAGGGTTTTCGAAGAAAGCCTGGTTTCTTTTAATTTACTATAATGTGACATAAGATTATCTTATAAAAAAGAGCCCTAAATATGAAAGAATTTGTTCACTTGCATAATCATTCGGAATATTCCTTGTTAGACGGTATGTTGCGCGTTTCTGAGAAACATAAGCCATCTCGCTTTTTGCGTGGACTGGCCGAAAGCGGTGTAAAAGCAATGGCAATTACCGATCATGGCAATATGTATGGCTCTTTGGATTTTTATGAATGTGCCAATGCGGCAGGGTTAAAGCCGATTGTCGGTTGTGAAGTTTATATTACTGAAGGAAATCACACGGAGAAAGACAAATCCCGTACGGGGCATTTAACACTGCTGGCTAAAAATCATCAGGGTTATTTAAACTTGATGAAACTAAATTCTCATGCTTGGGTGGACGGATTTTATTATCATCCTCGTATTGATAAAGAACTATTGGCAAAATATTCGGACGGATTGATAGCACTGTCCGGTTGTTTAAAAGGATTTTTAGCCCAAGACGTGTTGCATAAGTCTTTTGAGCAGGCCTGCGCCTTAGCCCAACAATATGAGGATATTATGGGCAAGGGCAATTATTATATTGAGCTCATGGACCATGGTATCCGCGAAGAGCAGGAAGCCTTGCCCATTTTAAAAGAAGTGGCTAAAAAACTAGGCATTAAAACGGTAGCCACTAATGATTGTCACTATGAAAAGAAAGAAGATTGGCAAGCGCACGACGTAAACCTTTGTATTTCTACCGGCAAAACATTGGCAGACCCCAACCGTTTAAAAATGACTACACATGAATTGTATTTTAAGTCTGCTGAAGAAATGTATGATCTTTTTGCTCATACGCCGGAATCTTTAACCAATACATTAGAAGTGGCGGAAAAATGTAATTTGGTTTTTCCAAAGCATGGCTTTATCTTGCCGAATTTTGATATTCCTCCCCAATATCCCAATACCGCAGAGTATTTTAAGGCACTTTGTCGGGAAGGCTTAAACCGAAAAATGAAGGGCAATGTGCCACCGGAATATATCAAACAATTGGAGTATGAGTTTGATGTAATCATTAAAATGGGATTTGACTGTTATTTTTTGATTGTGCAGGATTTTATTAATTGGGCTCGTACAAATGGTATCCCTATAGGGCCGGGGCGTGGCTCCGGTGCGGGCAGTATTGTGGCATATAGTTTAGATATTACGCGTGTAGACCCCATTCAAAGCAAATTGCTGTTTGAACGTTTCTTAAATCCGGATCGTGTCAGTATGCCGGATTTGGATATTGATATGTCGGATACGGGACGCGAGCGCGTGATAGATTACGTGCGTAATAAATACGGAAAAGATAAAGTTTCTCAAATTATTACGTTCGGTACCATGAAAGCCAAGTTGGCCTTGCGTGATGTGGCTCGTGTAATGGGTATCAGCGTGTCGGAAACAAACCGCGTAGCTAAGATGATTCCCAATGATCCCAAAATTACGTTAGACGGAGCGTTGGAAGATATTAAAGAACTTCAAACGGAAATTAATAATAACCCTACTTCCAAACAACTTTTTGATATGGCGCGCAAAATTGAAGGGTTAAAACGTCATACAGGTATCCATGCGGCAGGAGTTTTGATTACGCGTGATCCGGTGGCGGAATATATTCCGTTGGCCCGTGCCAAAGATGGCTCTGTCACCACTCAGTTTGAAGGGGAACCTTGCTCTAACTTGGGATTACTGAAGATGGACTTTTTGGGTTTGAGAACGCTGACAGTTATTGATAATGCTGAAAAGATGATTCGCGCACGCCATAACCCCGAGTTTGATATTAATACCATCCCGTTGGATGACAAAAAAACCTATGAGTTGCTTTGTGCTTGCCAAACATTGGGTATATTCCAATTAGAAAGTGGCGGCATGCGTGATTTGATTAAAAAACTTCAACCCACCCAATTTAGTGATATTTCTGCTTTGGTGGCTTTGTATCGTCCCGGTCCGATGGAATCTGGCATGATGGATATGTTTGTTCGTCGTAAAAGCGGGCAGGAAAAAATCACTTATGAAACCCCCTTATTAGAAGATCTGCTCAAAGATACCTACGGTTGTATGGTATATCAAGAACAAATCATGCAAATTTCCAAAACATTAGGCGGTTTTACTCCCGGAGAAGCCGATACTCTGCGTAAAGCGATGGGTAAAAAGAAGTTGGACGTTATGGAAGCCTTCGGTAAGAAATTTGTGGAAGGGGCTAAATTACATAAAATTCCGGAGAAAGTATCTAGCCGTTTGTATGAACAAATGAAAGCCTTTGCCGGCTACGGTTTTAATAAATCTCACTCTTATGCTTATGCGTTGGTTTCTTATCAGACGGCCTATCTGAAGGCAAATTATCCCATTGAATTTATGTGTGCTGCATTAACCAACGAAATTGGGCATAATGCCATCGGCTCTGATGATAAGGAAAATAAGATAGCCACGTATTTGGAAGAAGCCAAAAAGATGGGGTTTGAGATTTTGCCTCCTAATATAAACAAATCTCAACCGGAGTTTGCCGTAGAGACCAAAGATGGTAAAGAATGCATCCGCTACGCGTTGGAAGCAGTGAAAAATGCCGGTACGGAAGGGTGTGTTTCTATTGCTGCCGAAGCTGCCAAAAAACCGTTTGAATCTTTAGAAGATTTGTGTGCGCGTATTGATTTGTTTCAAGCTAATAAAAAGACGATTGAAAGTTTGGTAAAAGCAGGGGCGATGGATTGCTTAATGCCGGATCAAGAACCACAGCAGGCACGCGCCACTTTGTTGTCCCAAATAGATGAAGTAGTGGATACGGCCCATTTAATTGCTAAGGAAAAAGAAAATTCTACCGCCAGTTTGTTCGGCGATGATTTTTCTTCCGTTATGAGTTTGAAAAAAACGGAAAAGAAAGACGTAGCACCTTTAACACAGAGTGAATTGTTAAGTTATGAAAAAGAAGTGATGGGGATTTA
Encoded here:
- a CDS encoding autotransporter domain-containing protein, whose translation is MQQFLHKTLALILSASLLCAYAIPSYALETITDGEKTVTSADSATTSNQTDGAYYVTNTGTLKVTGDASFANNSSSIDDGAAINNAGTLTVDGASFNNNTVNYTGGAGGALFLKGTNTINDATFDSNSVVGDYGGGALYLSKNAQSLTLTNSSFTNNTATNATSAEDAAGGAVALLKKANLENVTFTGNKTVSSVNLGNGGGGAMFIGAEGKVEIEDSFFNTNTSATDGGAIATRSEPPASNIDATLDIEETSFTGNIANGKGGAIYNSFYNSVETPGYVDIDDSVFTGNSASTGGAIYNDTNGKIRIEEGSFNTNTAATAGGAIYNNGTLIVAEGTVFSGNKVNTDNYDGGAIYNNGTLTIEKGVSFTGNESDWGGALFLQGTSTISDATFTANKVEGEDVSGGALYLGKNATQLTLSNSTFTGNTATATDTATAEDAAGGAASLMTLANVSNVTFTDNQVLGNANDNRGGGGALFLGAEGKVTIAGSTFNTNHSSSVGGAIATRDENAPAVNAAAKLDITDSTFTGNTADGDGGAVWNNFYNSNTADGSAYIAGSTFTGNTANGLGGAIYNASVLTLAGSNTFTGNTAGGVANDIHNIGTLNLGGTTSFDGGITGTGIVNVTDGATVNLGLASIEAGSIAFANGSTLGVTLASDSMGNLKADTISVGETQNDTANLIVTVSTDFATADQVTQKLTNGTAVNNGTFAMADVTNALYDVSFDNTTNEVTAIRKSQEEQTAAIESAGGNTNNLSVITAFTSSSDLGSDAANQMAQTINQLAQTDVQVAVQATTALAPEQAAAKQAVQTSAVNQLFSAINSRLNNAANGSVRTYAFGNNSYYADGTNYSVWAQGLLNKSHKEGTADASAFTGRSTGLAFGVDTQISEDWTVGLGYAYLHTNVSSLDRHDRVLGDNFFLYGQYRPSNFFVQAALNYGDSKYEEDKDVAGNEVNADYHLKSYSANLTAGYELSEEIIPLFGLRYTNTQQAGYKDSVDQYVSSEKDDYLTAVLGVQVQQESMFEDIKIRPALNLGLAYDFLSDNVSSRVSLPNGTAYDVNGERLHRLSFEAGLSVAALVSDNVEVVLSYDGSFRQDYNSNTGSLKLRYMF
- a CDS encoding NUDIX hydrolase, coding for MSHYSKLKETRLSSKTLYTGVVNFNCDTVQLINGKTASRVYLVHKGASAVLPIEDDCVYLVEQYRYPIGRTTWELPAGKREDDQTYLTCAKAELEQEAGLKASQWKKLCVFNPSNAFSNEDLHIYLARGLKKAQQNLDEDEFVNVKKFPLKKVYQMIKNGKIQDAKTLIALLLYRNLTEK
- the dnaE gene encoding DNA polymerase III subunit alpha; amino-acid sequence: MKEFVHLHNHSEYSLLDGMLRVSEKHKPSRFLRGLAESGVKAMAITDHGNMYGSLDFYECANAAGLKPIVGCEVYITEGNHTEKDKSRTGHLTLLAKNHQGYLNLMKLNSHAWVDGFYYHPRIDKELLAKYSDGLIALSGCLKGFLAQDVLHKSFEQACALAQQYEDIMGKGNYYIELMDHGIREEQEALPILKEVAKKLGIKTVATNDCHYEKKEDWQAHDVNLCISTGKTLADPNRLKMTTHELYFKSAEEMYDLFAHTPESLTNTLEVAEKCNLVFPKHGFILPNFDIPPQYPNTAEYFKALCREGLNRKMKGNVPPEYIKQLEYEFDVIIKMGFDCYFLIVQDFINWARTNGIPIGPGRGSGAGSIVAYSLDITRVDPIQSKLLFERFLNPDRVSMPDLDIDMSDTGRERVIDYVRNKYGKDKVSQIITFGTMKAKLALRDVARVMGISVSETNRVAKMIPNDPKITLDGALEDIKELQTEINNNPTSKQLFDMARKIEGLKRHTGIHAAGVLITRDPVAEYIPLARAKDGSVTTQFEGEPCSNLGLLKMDFLGLRTLTVIDNAEKMIRARHNPEFDINTIPLDDKKTYELLCACQTLGIFQLESGGMRDLIKKLQPTQFSDISALVALYRPGPMESGMMDMFVRRKSGQEKITYETPLLEDLLKDTYGCMVYQEQIMQISKTLGGFTPGEADTLRKAMGKKKLDVMEAFGKKFVEGAKLHKIPEKVSSRLYEQMKAFAGYGFNKSHSYAYALVSYQTAYLKANYPIEFMCAALTNEIGHNAIGSDDKENKIATYLEEAKKMGFEILPPNINKSQPEFAVETKDGKECIRYALEAVKNAGTEGCVSIAAEAAKKPFESLEDLCARIDLFQANKKTIESLVKAGAMDCLMPDQEPQQARATLLSQIDEVVDTAHLIAKEKENSTASLFGDDFSSVMSLKKTEKKDVAPLTQSELLSYEKEVMGIYFSGHPIAKYHNYLSRLNCVTIQDILEGKASGNLNVIGIVTRMKKRQNKRKEEWAQFVIEDCTGSIMVNAFSRTWGQVGHKIMPNSIAFFSGEVRVDDESARVEINLQDVGSVTELIANMAKQLTIRLTSSYSQANLQKLKAYLEAAKGVTKVYLEVPSKADPSKIHRIRTDKSIMIHRGLLEHLENTLGNEAWSFQ